In a genomic window of [Empedobacter] haloabium:
- the fabD gene encoding ACP S-malonyltransferase, with product MTKFAFVFPGQGSQAVAMLAGFAGNPVVAQTVAEASDALQFDLGKLIEEGPKEELDLTTNTQPAMLTAAVAVYRAWIAAGGPVPSVVAGHSLGEYSALVAAGVIPFKDAVPLVRFRAQAMQEAVPVGQGTMAVVLGLSDDDVRAACAEALAFDPTQVVEAVNFNAPAQVVIAGHTAAVEKACEFAKAKGAKRAMRLPVSAPFHSSLLKPASDRLRDYMANLHFEAPRIDLINNVDVAVLTDPASIKDALVRQAASPVRWVETMQQVAGRGITQVIECGPGKVLMGLVKRIDPNLVGDAIVDQASLERVLATLK from the coding sequence ATGACCAAATTTGCATTTGTATTCCCGGGCCAGGGGTCCCAGGCTGTCGCGATGCTGGCCGGCTTTGCCGGCAATCCCGTGGTGGCGCAAACGGTGGCCGAGGCCTCCGACGCGCTGCAGTTCGACCTCGGCAAGCTGATCGAGGAAGGTCCGAAGGAAGAGCTGGACCTGACCACCAACACGCAGCCGGCGATGCTGACGGCGGCGGTGGCCGTGTACCGCGCCTGGATCGCCGCCGGCGGCCCGGTGCCGTCCGTCGTTGCCGGTCACAGCCTGGGCGAATATTCCGCCCTGGTGGCCGCCGGCGTGATCCCGTTCAAGGACGCCGTGCCGCTGGTGCGCTTCCGCGCCCAGGCCATGCAGGAAGCGGTGCCGGTGGGGCAGGGTACGATGGCCGTCGTGCTGGGCCTGTCGGACGACGACGTGCGTGCCGCCTGCGCCGAGGCGCTGGCCTTTGATCCGACCCAGGTGGTCGAGGCCGTCAACTTCAACGCGCCGGCCCAGGTCGTCATCGCCGGCCACACGGCCGCCGTCGAGAAGGCCTGCGAATTCGCCAAGGCCAAGGGCGCCAAGCGCGCGATGCGGCTGCCGGTGTCGGCGCCGTTCCATTCGTCGCTGCTGAAACCTGCGTCCGACCGCCTGCGCGACTACATGGCGAACCTGCATTTCGAGGCGCCGCGGATCGACCTGATCAACAACGTCGACGTCGCCGTGCTGACCGATCCCGCCAGCATCAAGGATGCGCTGGTGCGCCAGGCCGCCAGCCCCGTGCGCTGGGTCGAGACCATGCAGCAGGTGGCCGGCCGCGGCATCACGCAGGTGATCGAGTGCGGTCCCGGCAAGGTGCTGATGGGCCTGGTCAAGCGGATCGACCCGAACCTGGTGGGCGACGCGATCGTCGACCAGGCATCGCTCGAACGCGTGCTGGCCACGCTCAAGTGA
- a CDS encoding beta-ketoacyl-ACP synthase III: MTLYSKIIGTGSYLPERRVTNFDLAEQLAAKGIETSDEWISSRSGIKARHYAASEQVSSDLGVIAAQRALEMAGLRPDDIDLIIVASSTPDFFGSFPSTACIVQRKLGMSNHSAAVDVQAVCSGFVYAVASADSFIKSGMHKNVLVIGAEVFSRILNFEDRTTCVLFGDGAGAVVMTASSEPGVLACKLHADGRHADILSVPGNVAGGAVAGSAFLYMDGQAVFKLAVSVLEKVAHEALDHAGMTSDQVDWLIPHQANIRIMNGTAKKLGLPLEKMVVTVDQHGNTSAASIPLALDAAVRDGRIKPGHTVMMEGVGGGFTWGAVLARM, from the coding sequence ATGACTTTGTACAGCAAAATTATCGGTACCGGCAGCTACCTGCCTGAACGGCGTGTGACCAATTTCGACCTGGCCGAGCAACTGGCGGCCAAGGGCATCGAGACGTCGGACGAATGGATCTCGTCGCGCAGCGGCATCAAGGCGCGCCACTACGCGGCGTCCGAGCAGGTGTCGTCCGACCTGGGCGTGATTGCCGCCCAGCGCGCGCTGGAGATGGCTGGCCTGCGCCCCGACGACATCGACCTGATCATCGTCGCCAGCTCGACGCCCGATTTCTTCGGCAGCTTCCCCAGCACCGCCTGCATCGTGCAGCGCAAGCTGGGCATGAGCAACCACAGCGCGGCGGTGGACGTGCAGGCCGTCTGCAGCGGCTTCGTCTACGCGGTGGCGTCGGCCGACAGCTTCATCAAGTCCGGCATGCACAAGAACGTGCTGGTGATCGGCGCCGAGGTGTTCTCGCGCATCCTCAATTTCGAAGACCGCACCACCTGCGTGCTGTTCGGCGATGGCGCCGGCGCCGTCGTCATGACCGCATCCAGCGAGCCGGGCGTGCTGGCCTGCAAGCTGCACGCCGATGGCCGCCATGCGGACATCCTGTCGGTGCCCGGCAATGTGGCCGGCGGCGCCGTGGCCGGCAGCGCGTTCCTGTACATGGACGGCCAGGCCGTGTTCAAGCTGGCCGTGTCCGTGCTGGAGAAGGTCGCACACGAAGCGCTGGACCATGCCGGCATGACGTCCGATCAGGTCGACTGGCTGATCCCGCACCAGGCCAATATCCGCATCATGAACGGCACGGCGAAAAAACTGGGCCTGCCACTGGAAAAAATGGTGGTGACGGTGGACCAGCACGGCAATACGTCGGCCGCGTCGATCCCGCTGGCGCTCGATGCCGCGGTGCGCGACGGCCGCATCAAGCCGGGTCACACGGTAATGATGGAAGGCGTGGGCGGCGGCTTCACGTGGGGCGCGGTGCTGGCCCGGATGTAA
- the plsX gene encoding phosphate acyltransferase PlsX: MTIKISIDCMGGDHGPSVTIPAAISFLKREPDAELTLVGLEDVVKAELKKLHAEAHPRLSILHASEQVTMDDPLEVALRRKKDSSMRVAIEQVKDGKAQACVSAGNTGALMAVSRYVLKTMAGVDRPAICTIMPNMNDGPTYVMDLGANVDCEPHHLHQFAIMGSVLVHAMEGIARPTIGLLNVGTEDIKGNEVVKATSLLLRADHERGKLNFFGNVEGNDIFKGTTDVVVCDGFVGNVTLKAIEGLARFFKLVLTTEFKRTPLTMLGAVIARSALKRITKRLNPARYNGASLLGLRGLVFKSHGGADAEAFEWAIRRAFEAAKNDVQQQLADMIAELMPREPQPNATKSDETA; the protein is encoded by the coding sequence ATGACAATCAAAATCTCAATCGACTGCATGGGCGGAGACCACGGCCCGTCTGTCACCATTCCCGCCGCAATCTCCTTCCTGAAACGTGAACCCGATGCCGAGCTGACCCTGGTCGGGCTCGAAGACGTCGTCAAGGCCGAGCTGAAAAAGCTGCATGCCGAGGCCCATCCGCGCCTGTCCATCCTGCACGCCTCCGAACAGGTGACGATGGACGACCCGCTGGAAGTGGCGCTGCGGCGCAAGAAGGACTCCTCGATGCGCGTGGCCATCGAGCAGGTCAAGGACGGCAAGGCCCAGGCCTGCGTCTCGGCCGGCAACACCGGCGCGCTGATGGCCGTGTCGCGCTACGTGCTGAAAACCATGGCCGGCGTCGACCGTCCCGCCATCTGCACGATCATGCCGAACATGAACGACGGGCCCACCTATGTGATGGACCTGGGCGCCAACGTCGACTGCGAGCCGCACCACCTGCACCAGTTCGCCATCATGGGTTCCGTGCTGGTGCACGCGATGGAAGGCATCGCCCGGCCCACGATCGGCCTCCTGAACGTCGGCACGGAAGACATCAAGGGCAACGAAGTGGTCAAGGCCACGTCGCTGCTGCTGCGTGCCGATCACGAGCGCGGCAAGCTGAACTTCTTCGGCAACGTCGAAGGCAACGATATCTTCAAGGGCACTACGGACGTGGTCGTCTGCGACGGCTTCGTCGGCAACGTCACCCTGAAGGCCATCGAAGGCCTGGCGCGCTTCTTCAAGCTGGTGCTGACGACCGAATTCAAGCGCACGCCGCTGACGATGCTGGGCGCCGTGATCGCCCGCAGCGCCCTCAAGCGCATCACGAAGCGCCTGAATCCCGCGCGCTACAATGGCGCCAGCCTGCTGGGCCTGCGCGGACTGGTGTTCAAGAGCCATGGCGGCGCGGACGCGGAAGCCTTCGAATGGGCCATCCGCCGCGCCTTCGAGGCCGCCAAAAACGACGTGCAGCAGCAGCTGGCGGACATGATCGCCGAGCTGATGCCGCGCGAACCCCAACCGAACGCAACGAAATCGGACGAGACTGCATGA
- the rpmF gene encoding 50S ribosomal protein L32, producing MAVQQNKKSPSKRGMHRSHDFLVAPNLAVEPTTGETHLRHHISPNGFYRGRKVLKTKNDE from the coding sequence ATGGCAGTTCAACAGAACAAGAAGTCCCCATCGAAGCGCGGCATGCACCGTTCGCACGATTTCCTGGTTGCGCCAAACCTGGCCGTCGAGCCGACGACCGGCGAAACCCACCTGCGTCACCACATCAGCCCGAACGGCTTCTACCGTGGTCGCAAAGTGCTGAAGACCAAGAACGACGAGTAA
- a CDS encoding DUF177 domain-containing protein: MNALVIDAFEFCRTNSTREGVTPVAEMERLSRDCADKSGAITWRAEGGTSKQGFPQMRLSVAGTVQLTCQRCLTPFAYEIDSATLLMLGESDAHADEIEEIIDDETIDVIVGTRSMNLMDLIEDEALLALPQAPKHETCPDTALLDSVKSEKKSPFEALRELKKS, from the coding sequence ATGAATGCTCTTGTGATCGACGCCTTTGAATTCTGTCGGACCAACAGCACGCGCGAAGGCGTCACGCCGGTGGCTGAAATGGAACGCCTGTCCCGCGATTGCGCCGACAAGTCGGGCGCCATCACGTGGCGTGCCGAAGGCGGCACGAGCAAGCAGGGGTTCCCGCAGATGCGCCTGTCCGTTGCCGGTACCGTGCAACTGACGTGCCAGCGCTGCCTGACCCCGTTCGCGTACGAGATCGACTCCGCGACATTGCTGATGCTGGGCGAGAGCGATGCCCACGCCGACGAGATCGAAGAGATCATCGACGACGAGACGATCGACGTCATCGTCGGCACCCGTTCCATGAACCTGATGGACCTGATTGAAGACGAGGCCCTGCTGGCCTTGCCGCAAGCACCGAAGCACGAGACCTGCCCCGATACGGCGCTGCTCGACTCGGTCAAGAGCGAAAAGAAATCACCGTTTGAAGCTCTGCGTGAGCTCAAGAAATCATAA
- a CDS encoding Maf family nucleotide pyrophosphatase, with amino-acid sequence MNPTPVSTHAPLILASSSTYRRELLQRLRLPFTVDVPAIDESPLPGETPSATALRLAREKAAAVAARHPGSLVIGSDQVATLDDAQIGKPGSHAAALAQLQAMRGREVVFHTALCLADGRDGSFQVEDIQTIVKFRDLPDTELDAYLRIEQPYDCAGSAKNEGLGIAILERIDSTDPTALTGLPLIALTGMLRRAGITFFQQ; translated from the coding sequence ATGAACCCAACGCCAGTCTCCACCCACGCTCCCCTGATCCTTGCCAGCAGCTCCACCTACCGCCGCGAACTGCTGCAACGCCTGCGCCTGCCGTTCACCGTGGACGTGCCCGCCATCGACGAAAGCCCCCTGCCCGGCGAAACGCCATCCGCCACCGCGCTGCGCCTGGCGCGCGAGAAAGCCGCCGCCGTGGCGGCGCGCCATCCCGGCAGCCTCGTCATCGGCTCCGACCAGGTCGCCACCTTGGACGACGCCCAGATCGGCAAGCCCGGCAGCCACGCCGCCGCCCTGGCGCAGTTGCAAGCCATGCGCGGACGCGAAGTGGTGTTCCACACGGCGCTGTGCCTGGCCGATGGCCGCGATGGCAGCTTCCAGGTGGAAGACATCCAGACGATCGTAAAGTTCCGCGATCTGCCCGATACTGAGCTCGATGCCTACCTGCGCATCGAGCAACCGTACGACTGCGCCGGCAGCGCCAAGAACGAGGGCCTGGGCATCGCCATCCTGGAACGGATCGACTCGACCGACCCGACCGCGCTGACGGGCCTGCCCCTGATCGCCTTGACCGGCATGCTGCGCCGCGCCGGCATCACCTTCTTCCAACAATAA